In one Streptomyces marincola genomic region, the following are encoded:
- a CDS encoding helix-turn-helix domain-containing protein: MPQWSEYTNGQRIKVLRGAELRQPDLAEMTGLSVVTIQKAEQDKALSLTTLLKIASALGVDTSVILGQQEPRRAMSQDDRAMVRALSRAVHDSWVGLVPATAVAVPANELRDAVDRCWAMYWEGRYAEAGAVIAPLLAAAAAHRHDQPHDRQASANGLLSDAYRLAAYVAGARLGSEHRAHGTVFGPVSATTQAVGINLGLGRVGNALALVESTTDVSPLSEAAQNRYAMDKAMVQAEAKMWDASLDTLEETLRRAPAWARHQALPGMIVRKVGAASTARLRQVSTLIGAQPTELGGFAPATEKSVL; the protein is encoded by the coding sequence GTGCCGCAATGGTCTGAATACACCAACGGCCAGCGCATCAAGGTTCTGCGCGGTGCTGAGCTGCGCCAACCTGATCTCGCCGAGATGACCGGGCTGTCCGTCGTCACGATCCAGAAGGCCGAACAGGACAAGGCCCTGTCTCTCACCACCCTGCTGAAGATCGCGTCGGCCCTCGGCGTGGACACGAGCGTCATCCTGGGCCAGCAGGAGCCGCGACGTGCGATGTCGCAGGACGACCGGGCGATGGTCCGCGCCCTGTCCCGGGCCGTGCACGACTCCTGGGTGGGACTGGTCCCCGCGACCGCTGTAGCAGTTCCTGCCAATGAGTTGCGCGACGCCGTCGACCGATGCTGGGCAATGTACTGGGAAGGCCGATACGCCGAGGCCGGGGCCGTGATCGCGCCGCTGCTCGCTGCTGCCGCCGCGCACCGCCACGACCAGCCCCACGATCGGCAGGCGAGCGCCAACGGGCTGCTGTCGGACGCCTACCGCCTGGCAGCCTATGTCGCGGGCGCGCGCCTGGGTAGCGAACACCGGGCGCACGGAACGGTGTTCGGGCCTGTGTCGGCCACGACGCAAGCCGTTGGGATCAACCTGGGGCTTGGCCGCGTGGGGAATGCCTTGGCGCTGGTGGAGAGCACCACGGACGTGTCGCCGCTGTCCGAGGCCGCGCAGAACCGGTACGCGATGGACAAGGCCATGGTCCAGGCCGAGGCGAAGATGTGGGACGCGTCGCTCGACACTTTGGAGGAGACGCTACGACGGGCCCCGGCGTGGGCGCGGCATCAGGCGTTGCCAGGGATGATCGTTCGGAAGGTGGGGGCGGCCAGCACCGCACGCCTGCGCCAAGTGTCCACGTTGATCGGCGCCCAGCCCACGGAACTGGGTGGGTTCGCCCCGGCGACGGAGAAGTCCGTGCTGTAG
- a CDS encoding helix-turn-helix domain-containing protein, whose protein sequence is MPDHFDEHIGTRLRELRKRRGLTQRELANHSGVSLSTIRNVEQGTQTAVRLETVRKLASALRTRTSILAAREPSGQENAPTAVWDELRRAVEQPHGDLPEPPTVDGVEEALRAARAAYFADDFDSLAARLPVLLRDADSLGDASTARDVRARLLGFTGSVLTQVRQWRAADTALERALDAAPDAATAAGIINTRCWLLLRQGHLTEARETATRWADDVEPRRVSRATPDDLAAWGFLLLKVAAASIRDNRPGEADTALKMAQGAAVITGRDLGYGRRMNRWSPTIVAHKRVEHLVITEQPDRALALADQTAKIAPRHRLPSDGNANRHLLDTANAHAQLRDYGEAMGTLLEVHRRAPSWLANQRYARDILGNIVAKRRTLTPEMRMLAEAIELPV, encoded by the coding sequence ATGCCCGACCATTTCGACGAGCACATCGGTACCCGCCTGCGAGAGCTGCGCAAGAGGCGCGGTCTCACCCAACGGGAGCTGGCGAACCACTCGGGAGTCTCGCTCTCCACTATCCGCAACGTGGAACAGGGAACGCAGACCGCTGTCAGGCTGGAGACCGTGCGGAAGCTGGCCTCCGCGCTGCGCACACGGACCAGCATCCTCGCGGCGCGTGAACCGAGCGGTCAGGAAAACGCCCCGACCGCGGTGTGGGACGAGTTGCGGCGTGCCGTGGAGCAGCCGCACGGTGACCTGCCGGAGCCGCCCACCGTGGACGGCGTCGAAGAAGCCCTGCGCGCGGCGCGCGCGGCGTACTTCGCCGACGATTTCGACTCGCTCGCGGCGCGGCTCCCGGTGTTGCTGCGCGACGCGGACTCGCTCGGTGACGCCTCGACCGCTCGCGATGTCAGAGCGCGGTTGCTCGGCTTCACCGGATCGGTGCTGACGCAGGTTCGTCAATGGCGAGCGGCCGACACAGCGCTGGAGCGTGCGCTGGATGCGGCGCCGGACGCGGCGACCGCCGCCGGGATCATCAACACCCGCTGCTGGCTGCTCCTTCGGCAGGGGCATCTCACGGAGGCCAGGGAGACGGCTACGCGGTGGGCGGACGACGTGGAGCCTCGGCGGGTTTCCCGAGCCACGCCAGATGACCTCGCGGCGTGGGGATTCCTGCTGCTCAAGGTGGCGGCGGCGAGTATTCGGGACAATCGTCCGGGCGAGGCCGACACCGCGTTGAAGATGGCGCAGGGGGCGGCCGTGATCACCGGCAGGGACCTGGGGTACGGGCGCCGGATGAACCGTTGGAGCCCAACAATCGTGGCGCACAAGCGGGTCGAGCACTTGGTCATCACGGAGCAGCCGGACCGCGCGCTCGCGCTCGCGGACCAGACCGCGAAAATCGCCCCTCGCCATCGGCTCCCGTCGGACGGCAACGCGAATCGACACCTGCTGGACACGGCGAACGCACACGCCCAGCTGCGGGACTACGGCGAGGCCATGGGGACACTGCTCGAAGTCCACAGGCGTGCGCCCTCGTGGCTGGCCAATCAGCGCTACGCCAGGGACATCCTCGGCAACATCGTCGCCAAGCGGCGAACGCTGACTCCGGAGATGAGGATGCTGGCGGAGGCGATCGAGCTACCTGTCTGA
- a CDS encoding methyltransferase domain-containing protein has protein sequence MTGDGWAEVKSGDPGYLDGVYSDDALTTQTDDKGIPNSSSSAPSLMLAMLDALDVRPGDTVFELGTGTGYNAALLCARLGAERVVSVDVDVRLVEAARDRLAELGYFPTLAAGDGAAGYPEKAPYGCLIATARLRHIPRAFLEQSAEGAVMVLPLGFAVARLTVNGTGQAHGRFLPLPAYFMPRRVDAAPPRFAESETQEARSTSVDVAGVLDRLSFPMSLAKPDYTSCTWMDDDGAPNAIGLWTGDGSTATATMTGKVRQVGPRRLWEELEQLAVTFGDIDRVAREDFSITVTPDGQRVRYGTEDGPSWALPGE, from the coding sequence ATGACCGGCGACGGGTGGGCAGAGGTCAAGAGCGGTGATCCCGGTTACCTGGACGGCGTCTACTCGGACGACGCGCTCACCACGCAAACCGATGACAAGGGAATCCCGAACTCGTCATCGAGCGCGCCGTCACTGATGCTCGCCATGCTCGACGCCCTGGACGTGCGGCCCGGAGACACCGTGTTCGAACTCGGCACCGGGACGGGCTACAACGCGGCACTGCTCTGTGCACGTCTCGGTGCCGAAAGAGTGGTCAGCGTCGATGTCGACGTGCGACTTGTCGAAGCTGCCCGGGACCGGCTGGCCGAACTCGGATACTTCCCGACCCTGGCGGCCGGGGACGGGGCGGCCGGTTACCCGGAGAAGGCGCCGTACGGCTGCCTGATCGCCACAGCGAGGCTCCGGCACATCCCCCGCGCGTTCCTCGAACAGTCGGCGGAAGGCGCGGTCATGGTGCTGCCGCTCGGCTTCGCTGTCGCCCGGCTCACCGTGAACGGTACCGGCCAAGCTCACGGCCGTTTCCTGCCGTTGCCGGCGTACTTCATGCCGCGCCGAGTGGACGCCGCACCGCCGCGCTTCGCCGAATCGGAGACTCAGGAAGCCCGTTCCACGTCGGTCGATGTCGCCGGAGTGCTTGACCGGCTGAGCTTCCCCATGTCGCTCGCCAAGCCGGACTACACGTCCTGCACGTGGATGGACGACGACGGCGCCCCGAACGCGATCGGCCTGTGGACCGGTGACGGGTCCACGGCCACGGCCACCATGACGGGCAAGGTCCGCCAGGTCGGCCCGCGACGGCTGTGGGAGGAGCTGGAACAGCTCGCCGTTACGTTCGGAGACATCGACCGTGTGGCGCGGGAGGATTTCAGTATCACGGTCACCCCGGACGGTCAGCGCGTCCGGTACGGAACGGAGGACGGTCCTTCCTGGGCGCTGCCCGGGGAATGA
- a CDS encoding chorismate mutase, with amino-acid sequence MTATTDPTTPSPAPAPALDAPADDAAERSPEEVIATARARIDDLDARIIGLIEERVTVSRQVQAARIASGGRRVHLAREMDILRRYRDVLGAPGTGLAMTLLDLCRGRA; translated from the coding sequence ATGACCGCCACCACCGACCCCACCACCCCCTCCCCCGCGCCCGCACCCGCGCTCGACGCCCCGGCGGACGACGCGGCGGAACGTTCCCCCGAGGAGGTCATCGCGACCGCCCGGGCCAGGATCGACGACCTGGACGCGCGCATCATCGGACTCATCGAGGAACGCGTCACCGTCTCGCGGCAGGTCCAGGCCGCCCGCATCGCCTCCGGCGGGCGCCGCGTCCACCTGGCCCGCGAGATGGACATCCTCCGCCGCTACCGCGACGTCCTCGGCGCCCCGGGCACCGGCCTCGCCATGACCCTGCTCGACCTGTGCCGAGGCCGGGCCTGA
- the guaA gene encoding glutamine-hydrolyzing GMP synthase has translation MADTDTDTVLVVDFGAQYAQLIARRVREARVYSEVVPSTTPVDEILARGPRAIILSGGPSSVYAEDAPGIDPALFDAGVPVLGLCYGFQLMAQALGGTVDNTGAREYGRTALNVARPSSTLFEGTPDEQQVWMSHGDACSAAPEGFAVTAATGTVPVAAFENDERRLYGVQYHPEVMHSTYGQQVLEHFLYRGAGIAPTWTTGSIVEEQVAEIRARVGGRRAICALSGGVDSAVAAALVNRAIGEQLTCVYVDHGLMRTGETEQVEKDFVAATGARLRVVDASERFLGALAGVTDPETKRKIIGREFIRVFEQAQAELIAEAGAAGDDVAFLVQGTLYPDVVESGGGTGTANIKSHHNVGGLPEDIEFELIEPLRKLFKDEVRMVGQELGLPDEIVQRQPFPGPGLGIRIIGEVTRERLDVLRAADAIVREELTAAGLDREIWQCPVVLLADVRSVGVQGDGRTYGHPVVLRPVSSEDAMTADWSRLPYDLLAKISTRITNEVRDVNRVTLDITSKPPGTIEWE, from the coding sequence GTGGCAGACACGGACACCGACACCGTTCTCGTCGTCGACTTCGGCGCCCAGTACGCCCAGCTCATCGCGCGCCGGGTACGCGAGGCGCGGGTCTACAGCGAGGTGGTGCCCTCGACCACCCCGGTGGACGAGATCCTGGCCCGCGGGCCGCGCGCGATCATCCTCTCCGGCGGACCCTCGTCGGTGTACGCCGAGGACGCGCCGGGCATCGACCCCGCGCTGTTCGACGCGGGCGTTCCGGTCCTCGGCCTGTGCTACGGCTTCCAGTTGATGGCGCAGGCGCTCGGCGGCACCGTCGACAACACCGGCGCGCGCGAGTACGGGCGCACCGCGCTGAACGTGGCCAGGCCGTCCTCCACGCTGTTCGAGGGCACCCCGGACGAGCAGCAGGTGTGGATGTCGCACGGCGACGCGTGCTCCGCCGCCCCCGAGGGGTTCGCGGTCACCGCGGCCACCGGGACCGTTCCCGTGGCGGCGTTCGAGAACGACGAGCGGCGGCTGTACGGCGTGCAGTACCACCCCGAGGTGATGCACTCCACGTACGGGCAGCAGGTGCTGGAGCACTTCCTGTACCGGGGGGCCGGGATCGCGCCGACCTGGACCACGGGCAGCATCGTCGAGGAGCAGGTCGCCGAGATCCGCGCCCGGGTCGGTGGCCGCCGCGCGATCTGCGCGCTGTCCGGCGGCGTCGACTCCGCGGTGGCGGCGGCCCTGGTCAACCGCGCCATCGGCGAGCAGCTGACGTGCGTGTACGTCGACCACGGGCTGATGCGCACGGGTGAGACCGAGCAGGTCGAGAAGGACTTCGTCGCGGCCACGGGCGCGCGGCTGCGCGTGGTGGACGCCTCCGAGCGGTTCCTCGGCGCGCTGGCCGGGGTCACCGACCCCGAGACCAAGCGCAAGATCATCGGACGCGAGTTCATCCGCGTCTTCGAGCAGGCCCAGGCCGAGCTGATCGCGGAGGCGGGCGCGGCGGGGGACGACGTCGCGTTCCTGGTGCAGGGCACCCTCTACCCCGACGTCGTGGAGTCGGGCGGCGGCACAGGAACGGCCAACATCAAGTCGCACCACAACGTGGGCGGGCTGCCCGAGGACATCGAGTTCGAGCTGATCGAGCCGCTGCGCAAGCTGTTCAAGGACGAGGTCCGGATGGTCGGCCAGGAGCTGGGCCTGCCGGACGAGATCGTGCAGCGGCAGCCGTTCCCCGGCCCCGGGCTCGGCATCCGCATCATCGGTGAGGTCACGCGCGAACGCCTCGACGTGCTGCGCGCCGCCGACGCCATCGTCCGCGAGGAGCTGACGGCGGCCGGGCTCGACCGGGAGATCTGGCAGTGCCCCGTGGTACTGCTGGCCGACGTGCGCAGCGTCGGCGTCCAGGGCGACGGCCGCACCTACGGGCACCCCGTGGTGCTGCGGCCGGTGTCGTCCGAGGACGCGATGACGGCCGACTGGTCGCGCCTGCCGTACGACCTGCTGGCGAAGATCTCCACCCGCATCACCAACGAGGTCCGCGACGTCAACCGCGTCACCCTCGACATCACCAGCAAGCCGCCCGGCACCATCGAGTGGGAGTGA
- a CDS encoding LuxR C-terminal-related transcriptional regulator, which translates to MNPTPEERRARVVLVDDHRMFRAGVRAEIGRTEESGIEVVGEAGDADQAVTVIKAARPDVVLLDVHLPGGGGVEVLRRCADLIAAAQDPVRFLALSVSDAAEDVIGVIRGGARGYVTKTITGTDLVDAIFRVAEGDAVFSPRLAGFVLDAFASSEAAPVDEDLDRLTQREREVLRLIARGYAYKEVGKELFISVKTVESHVSAVLRKLQLSNRHELTRWATARRLV; encoded by the coding sequence ATGAACCCGACACCCGAGGAGCGCAGGGCCCGCGTGGTCCTGGTCGACGACCACCGCATGTTCCGGGCCGGGGTGCGCGCGGAGATCGGCCGCACCGAGGAGAGCGGCATCGAGGTGGTGGGCGAGGCGGGCGACGCCGACCAGGCGGTCACGGTGATCAAGGCGGCCCGCCCCGACGTGGTGCTCCTGGACGTGCACCTGCCGGGCGGCGGCGGGGTCGAGGTGCTGCGGCGCTGCGCGGACCTGATCGCGGCGGCCCAGGACCCGGTGCGTTTCCTGGCGCTCTCGGTGTCGGACGCGGCCGAGGACGTGATCGGGGTGATCCGCGGCGGCGCCCGCGGCTACGTCACGAAGACGATCACGGGGACCGACCTGGTGGACGCGATCTTCCGGGTCGCGGAGGGCGACGCGGTGTTCTCGCCGCGGCTGGCGGGGTTCGTGCTCGACGCGTTCGCCTCGTCCGAGGCGGCGCCGGTGGACGAGGACCTGGACCGGCTCACGCAGCGCGAACGCGAGGTGCTGCGGCTGATCGCCCGGGGCTACGCCTACAAGGAGGTCGGCAAGGAGCTGTTCATCTCGGTGAAGACGGTGGAGAGCCACGTCTCCGCCGTGCTGCGCAAGCTCCAGCTGTCCAACCGGCACGAGCTGACCCGCTGGGCCACCGCGCGCCGGCTGGTGTGA
- a CDS encoding ATP-binding protein, with protein MTTATPAGAAVDEAPVRKLYRSAEGRWLGGVAQGLAGHLALPVSWVRLVFFALMPANGLGVLLYGVFWFVVPLGAPQQAPAAPREAGAPARRRLPHRPDKGQVIAFLVLAATLGVLAGNVQFPISDGYLWPLLMLGVGAAVVWRQADNSRRAHWAAATRRSRWLPLLRSAAGALLVSLGVGTFVLGRSASESTENLALVFQASVAVLVGIALLAGPYLVRMVQDLSEERTMRIRAQERAEVAAHIHDSVLHTLTLIQRNADRPREVARLARAQERDLRAWLYRSAEGPEKADEKEEQETFAAAVRATVAEVEDHHGVPIEVVCVGDCPVDEGLAAQLQAAREAMVNAAKYGGEGGPVRVFAEVEGRTVFVSVRDRGPGFDPESVPADRMGVRESIIGRMRRNGGSARVRSAPGEGTEVELTMERAE; from the coding sequence ATGACGACCGCCACCCCCGCAGGCGCCGCCGTGGACGAGGCCCCCGTGCGCAAGCTGTACCGCAGCGCGGAGGGCCGCTGGCTCGGCGGCGTGGCGCAGGGCCTGGCGGGCCACCTGGCGCTGCCGGTGTCGTGGGTGCGGCTGGTGTTCTTCGCGCTGATGCCGGCGAACGGGCTCGGCGTGCTGCTGTACGGCGTCTTCTGGTTCGTCGTGCCGCTCGGCGCGCCGCAGCAGGCGCCCGCCGCGCCGCGTGAGGCCGGCGCCCCGGCGCGCAGGCGCCTGCCGCACCGGCCGGACAAGGGCCAGGTCATCGCGTTCCTGGTGCTGGCCGCGACGCTCGGCGTGCTGGCCGGGAACGTGCAGTTCCCCATCAGCGACGGCTACTTGTGGCCGCTGCTGATGCTCGGCGTCGGCGCGGCCGTCGTGTGGCGGCAGGCGGACAACTCCCGGCGCGCCCACTGGGCCGCCGCCACCCGCCGCAGCCGCTGGCTGCCGCTGCTGCGCAGCGCGGCGGGCGCGCTGCTGGTCAGCCTGGGCGTGGGCACGTTCGTGCTGGGCCGCAGCGCCTCGGAGTCCACGGAGAACCTGGCCCTGGTGTTCCAGGCGTCCGTGGCCGTGCTCGTCGGCATCGCGCTGCTGGCCGGCCCCTACCTGGTGCGCATGGTGCAGGACCTGTCGGAGGAGCGCACCATGCGCATCCGCGCGCAGGAGCGGGCCGAGGTCGCCGCGCACATCCACGACTCGGTGCTGCACACGCTGACGCTGATCCAGCGCAACGCGGACCGGCCGCGCGAGGTGGCCAGGCTGGCCCGCGCGCAGGAACGCGACCTGCGCGCCTGGCTGTACCGGTCGGCCGAGGGTCCCGAGAAGGCGGACGAGAAGGAGGAGCAGGAGACGTTCGCCGCCGCGGTCAGGGCCACCGTCGCGGAGGTCGAGGACCACCACGGCGTGCCCATCGAGGTGGTCTGCGTCGGGGACTGCCCGGTGGACGAGGGTCTCGCGGCGCAGTTGCAGGCCGCGCGCGAGGCGATGGTGAACGCCGCCAAGTACGGTGGCGAGGGCGGGCCGGTGCGGGTCTTCGCGGAGGTGGAGGGGCGTACCGTCTTCGTGTCGGTGCGCGACCGCGGCCCCGGGTTCGACCCGGAGTCCGTGCCGGCCGACCGGATGGGCGTGCGGGAGTCCATCATCGGCCGGATGCGGCGCAACGGCGGCTCGGCGCGCGTGCGGTCCGCGCCCGGCGAGGGCACAGAGGTGGAACTGACGATGGAGCGAGCGGAATGA
- a CDS encoding PspC domain-containing protein: protein MTEELTATPGERARAGDRLARSRRHKVVGGVCGGLGRYYHLDPVIFRVPLAVLSVIGGLGLVAYGAAWLLLPFEGEEENEGRRLLSGRVEGPGLTALLFLVAGCGLLLASLGSRGAASWFSVMLLGALAAAAYWSRGRATAQAAGDGGEPAKGTTAQVVAEAPPEAQAPPAPVGPSWWQGTGPRPGGYLWGPADAEPGDFAAGPAPGGDAAAPGPPARPRAVEPKEFRLGGPLLLLAGGAFLAATAVAWERQPLGPTLVIGLSAALVVFGLGLVVSAFVGRLGGGTIAAVLVTGVLLAGASVLPENITTEWQLRSWRPEAVDAVAERYVLGTGEGELDLTGAVPAEGETLGVTVEAGAGQLRVLVPRDVEVTVHTEIGAGVFTYDSPSAGTWKGYEDSWGGLGHERTRSYPAEPGAEPGGEVELWLEMGVGHVTVERS from the coding sequence ATGACCGAAGAGCTGACCGCCACGCCGGGGGAACGCGCCCGCGCCGGGGACCGGCTGGCGCGGAGCCGGCGCCACAAGGTCGTCGGCGGTGTGTGCGGCGGGCTCGGGCGGTACTACCACCTGGATCCGGTGATCTTCCGTGTGCCGCTCGCGGTCCTCTCGGTCATCGGCGGCCTCGGGCTCGTCGCGTACGGCGCGGCGTGGCTGCTGCTCCCGTTCGAGGGCGAGGAGGAGAACGAGGGCCGCAGGCTGCTGTCCGGCCGGGTCGAGGGCCCCGGGCTGACGGCGCTGCTGTTCCTCGTCGCGGGGTGCGGGCTGCTGCTGGCCTCGCTCGGCAGCCGGGGCGCGGCCTCCTGGTTCTCCGTCATGCTGCTCGGGGCGCTGGCCGCCGCCGCCTACTGGTCGCGGGGGCGCGCCACGGCGCAGGCCGCCGGGGACGGCGGCGAGCCGGCGAAGGGGACCACCGCGCAGGTGGTCGCGGAGGCGCCCCCCGAGGCGCAGGCCCCGCCCGCGCCGGTCGGCCCCTCGTGGTGGCAGGGCACGGGGCCGCGCCCCGGCGGCTACCTGTGGGGTCCCGCGGACGCGGAGCCCGGGGACTTCGCGGCCGGCCCCGCGCCCGGCGGGGACGCGGCGGCGCCGGGGCCGCCGGCCCGGCCGCGGGCGGTGGAGCCGAAGGAGTTCAGGCTCGGCGGGCCGCTGCTGCTGCTGGCCGGCGGCGCGTTCCTGGCCGCCACGGCGGTGGCCTGGGAACGGCAGCCGCTCGGCCCGACGCTGGTGATCGGGCTGTCGGCGGCGCTGGTCGTGTTCGGACTCGGGCTCGTGGTCAGCGCGTTCGTGGGCCGGCTCGGCGGCGGCACGATCGCCGCGGTGCTGGTGACCGGGGTGCTGCTGGCCGGTGCCTCGGTGCTGCCCGAGAACATCACGACCGAGTGGCAGCTGCGTTCGTGGCGGCCTGAGGCGGTGGACGCCGTGGCGGAGCGGTATGTGCTCGGCACCGGTGAGGGGGAACTCGACCTGACGGGGGCCGTGCCCGCCGAAGGCGAGACGCTGGGGGTCACCGTGGAGGCGGGCGCCGGGCAGCTCCGCGTGCTGGTGCCCCGGGACGTCGAGGTGACGGTGCACACGGAGATCGGCGCGGGCGTGTTCACCTACGACTCGCCGTCCGCGGGCACGTGGAAGGGGTACGAGGACTCCTGGGGCGGGCTCGGGCACGAGCGGACGCGCAGCTACCCGGCCGAGCCGGGCGCCGAGCCGGGCGGCGAGGTCGAGCTGTGGCTGGAGATGGGAGTCGGTCACGTGACGGTGGAGCGGTCGTGA
- a CDS encoding DoxX family protein, which translates to MSVTHQLRGPGPRGGLPGPGGPGGGPRETAARYALLPLRLFLGLTFLYAGIDKYTDAGPFSGAMSTDAMERMLSFSREDAAAGWLADLALDRPGLFLDGVAVAEIAVGAGVLFGLLTRVAAAGGVLLTLSFWLTVTWPSDPYYFGQDLPYLFCFLTLLLAGPGPFALGRQLSARQGRRNGRLFG; encoded by the coding sequence ATGTCCGTCACGCACCAGCTGCGCGGCCCCGGGCCCCGGGGCGGTCTGCCAGGACCCGGCGGCCCCGGCGGGGGCCCCAGGGAAACGGCCGCCCGGTACGCGCTCCTGCCGCTGCGGCTCTTCCTCGGCCTGACGTTCCTCTACGCGGGCATCGACAAGTACACGGACGCCGGGCCGTTCAGCGGCGCGATGAGCACCGACGCCATGGAGCGCATGCTCAGCTTCTCCCGCGAGGACGCGGCGGCCGGCTGGCTGGCCGACCTCGCCCTCGACCGTCCCGGGCTGTTCCTCGACGGCGTCGCGGTCGCGGAGATCGCGGTCGGCGCGGGCGTGCTGTTCGGGCTGCTGACCCGGGTCGCGGCGGCGGGCGGCGTGCTGCTGACCCTGTCGTTCTGGCTGACGGTCACCTGGCCGTCGGACCCGTACTACTTCGGGCAGGACCTGCCGTACCTGTTCTGCTTCCTCACCCTGCTGCTCGCCGGGCCGGGGCCGTTCGCGCTCGGCCGGCAGCTCAGCGCGCGCCAGGGCCGGCGGAACGGCCGTCTGTTCGGCTGA
- a CDS encoding C40 family peptidase has translation MAQHRKQRPDRWSAPRRARRAPVPAALRAAATLTLAGAASAAVLDGAALAEPEATLAEVEERVDALHREAEVATEAYHAATEAAGRAEEEVDRLRDRAARRTEELNAARRALGSQASAEYRAGGLPAGLALALSADPDDFLSRAGVVDRSGARQARAALDIEARLRGVEQLRAEAAERSEALADARERAREQREVVTDRLARAEDLLATRTARERAEVLREEGTGKTAGGGRAAPAAAPAVAANQRAGAAVAFAWGQLGRPYGWGATGPDAYDCSGLTQAAWRAAGVSLPRTSYSQAAAGARVPRSALAPGDLVFYYADFSHVGIYVGDGLIVHASRPGTPVRVAPVDSMPFTAAVRPG, from the coding sequence ATGGCCCAGCATCGCAAGCAGCGGCCCGACCGGTGGTCGGCGCCGCGGCGCGCGCGGCGCGCACCCGTGCCCGCCGCCCTCCGCGCCGCCGCCACCCTCACCCTCGCCGGTGCCGCCTCCGCCGCCGTGCTCGACGGCGCGGCGCTCGCGGAACCCGAGGCCACCCTCGCCGAGGTCGAGGAGCGCGTGGACGCCCTGCACCGCGAGGCCGAGGTCGCGACCGAGGCGTACCACGCGGCCACCGAGGCCGCCGGGCGCGCCGAGGAGGAGGTGGACCGGCTGCGCGACCGCGCGGCCCGGCGCACCGAGGAGCTGAACGCCGCGCGCCGCGCGCTCGGCTCGCAGGCGAGCGCGGAGTACCGGGCGGGCGGCCTGCCCGCCGGCCTCGCGCTCGCCCTGTCCGCCGACCCGGACGACTTCCTGAGCCGGGCCGGTGTGGTGGACCGCAGCGGTGCCCGCCAGGCCCGCGCCGCCCTCGACATCGAGGCGCGGCTGCGCGGCGTCGAGCAGCTGCGGGCCGAGGCGGCGGAGCGCTCCGAGGCGCTCGCCGACGCCCGCGAGCGGGCGCGCGAACAGCGCGAGGTGGTGACGGACCGGCTCGCGCGGGCGGAGGACCTGCTGGCGACGCGCACCGCGCGCGAGCGCGCGGAGGTGCTGCGCGAGGAGGGCACCGGGAAGACGGCGGGCGGCGGGCGCGCGGCCCCGGCCGCCGCCCCGGCCGTGGCCGCGAACCAGCGGGCGGGCGCGGCCGTCGCGTTCGCGTGGGGCCAGTTGGGCAGGCCCTACGGGTGGGGGGCGACGGGCCCCGACGCCTACGACTGCTCGGGGTTGACGCAGGCCGCGTGGCGGGCCGCGGGCGTCTCGCTGCCGCGCACCAGCTACAGCCAGGCCGCGGCCGGCGCCCGTGTCCCGCGATCCGCGCTGGCCCCCGGTGATCTTGTGTTCTACTACGCGGACTTCAGCCATGTCGGCATCTACGTCGGTGACGGCCTGATCGTGCACGCCTCGCGCCCCGGAACGCCGGTCCGGGTGGCGCCCGTCGACTCGATGCCGTTCACCGCGGCCGTGCGCCCCGGCTGA